TCCCCCAGAAGGGGCCAGGTAAAGGGTAGGCCCATCGGGAAGCCCTTCTGGGACACCGATGAGGACCCGGACCTCCCCCCCGGGGACGGCCCCTAGGAGGAGGAAGAGGCGCTCCAGAGCGGGGAGCCTGGGGTAGTCCACCGGGAGGCGCCTCAGGCCGAAGGCGGCCTCGTCGTCCAAGGGGAGGGCGTCCTCCCCCAGGAGCCGGGCGGCGAAGGAAGTGGGGAGGTCCGCGAGGGGGGCGAAGCCCCTGGGGGGGACGAGGACCTCATGGACCCTTCCCCCCACCTCCACCCGGGCCACCAGGGGGCGGTTTGCGCTGTTCCCCAGGGCTAAGAACCCCGGGGCCACGGCCACGATGCCCAGGTTCTCCCTAGGGCTTCCCACGCCCAGGTACCCCTCGGCCCCAGGGGGTGGGGGCCGGTCCGTGGCCACCACCACCGGGGCCTTGAGGAGCCTCCTCCCCAGGGCCATGGCCTCCTCTAGGTCCGCCCTCCGGTCCCCAGCCTCCAGGGCCAGGAGCTGCCCCCTCAGGGCCACCCCCGGGGCGGGACCGAAGGCCTCCGGCCGCTCCCCCGCCCGCACCAAGACGGCCTCCGGGGCCCTCTCCAGAAGGGGGAGGAGCCGCTCCTTGGCCAGGTCCAGGCGGGTCCTTCCCCCTTCCCGGACGGCCATGCTGGCGGAGGCGTCCACCACGAAGACCATAGGGGAGGAGCCCAGGGGGGGATCCTCGAGGGCCACCACCACCAGGCCCGCCCCCAGGAGGAGGAGAAGGAGCCTCGGGTCCAGCCTAGGCCGAAAGCGCCTTGCCCTGCCCCGCTTCCAAAGCCACACCCCAGCCCAGGGCCTGGGCTTGGGGGCCCGCCTCCGGTAGAGGAGGTAGACCAAGAGGAGTACAGGGAGGAGAAGCCAGAGCAACCCCCTTAAGCTTAGCCCCAGGACGGCCCCTTTGCTAGAGTGCGAAAGGGGATGTGGGTCCTCGGCATAGACACCTCCTGCGACGACACCGGGGTGGGCCTGGTAAGGGAGGGCCAGGTGGTGGTGAACCTGGTCCTGAGCCAGGCCCTCCACCAGGGCTTTGGCGGCGTGGTGCCGGAGCTCGCCAGCCGGGAGCACCTCAAGGCCCTCCCCCGCCTCACCCAGGAGGCCCTCGCCCAGGCGGGGGTCGCCCCCAAGGACCTGGCCCTCATCGCCGCCACCCGGGGGCCCGGCCTGATCGGGGCCCTCCTCGTGGGTTACACCTTCGCCAAGGGCCTGGCCTGGGCCCTGGAGAGGCCCTTCTACGCCATCCACCACCTAGAAGGCCACATCGCCGCCGCCTGGCCCGAGGGCCTAGAGCCCCCCTTCCTGGTCCTGGTGGCCTCGGGGGGGCACACCCACCTCTACGAGGTCCTGGGCCTTGGGCAGTACCGCCTCCTCGGGGCCACCCGGGACGACGCCGCCGGGGAGGCCTTTGACAAGGTGGCGAGGCTTCTAGGCCTGGGCTTCCCCGGGGGGCCGGAGCTGGAGCGCCTGGCAGGGGAGGCGGAGGAGGGCGTCCCCTTCCCCGTGCCCCTAAGGGACCAGGAGGGGTACGACTTCAGCTTCTCCGGCCTCAAGACGCGGGCCTTACACTTGGTGGAGAAGGGCCTCCCCAAGGCCGCCCTCGCCAAGGGCTTCCAGGAGGCGGCCATCGCCCACCTCGCCGAGGTGGTCTTGAGGGCGGCTAAGGCTGCGGGGCACGGAGCCCTCCTCGTGGCCGGGGGGGTGGCGGCGAACCGGGCGCTTCAGGAGCGCTTTAAAGAGGCGGGTCTGAAGGTCCACTTTCCCCCCAAAGGCCTTTCCCAGGACAACGGGGCCATGATCGCCCTGGCCGCCTGGCGGCGCCATAGGGCGGGCCTTCCCCCAAGCCCCCTCGCCTTGGGGGCCACCCCTTACTGGCCCCTCGAGGCCACCTGAAGGCTTTCTCATCCAAATAGGGGTACAATCGGGTTTAGGATGCTCGGCCTCATACGGAAGCTCTTTGACAACAATGAGCGGGAGATCGCCCGCTACCACAAGCAGGTGGTGGAGCCCGTAAACCACCTCGAGGCGGAGGTGGAAAAGATAGGGGACCTCGCCGCCGCCTACCGCGAGCTCAAGGAGAAGCACGAGCGGGGGGCGAGCTTGGAGGAGCTTCTCCCCATGGCCTTCGCCCTCACCCGGGAGTCCGCCAAGCGCTACCTGGGCATGCGCCACTTCGACGTCCAGCTCATCGGCGGAGCCGTCCTCCATGAGGGCAAGATCGCCGAGATGAAGACCGGGGAGGGGAAGACCCTGGTGGCCACCTTGGCCGTGGCCCTGAACGCCCTCAGGGGCAAGGGCGTGCACGTGGTCACGGTGAACGACTACCTGGCCCGGCGGGACGCCGAGTGGATGGGGCCCGTCTACCGGGGCCTGGGCCTAAGCGTGGGGGTGATCCAGCATAGCTCCACCCCGGAGGAGCGCCGCAAGGCCTACCTGGCGGACGTCACCTACGTGACCAACTCCGAGCTGGGCTTTGACTACCTCCGGGACAACATGGCGATAAGCCCCGACCAACTGGTCCTCCGCCACGACACCCCCCTCCACTACGCCATCATCGACGAGGTGGACTCCATCCTCATCGACGAGGCCCGCACCCCCCTCATCATCTCCGGCCCCGCGGAGAAGGCCACCGACCTGTACTACAAGATGGCGGAGATCGCCAAGAAGCTGGAGAGGGGCCTGCCCGCCGAGCCCGGGGTGCGCAAGGAGCCCACGGGGGACTACACCATTGAGGAGAAAAACCGCTCGGTCCACCTCACCCTCCAGGGGATCGCCAAGGCGGAAAGGCTCCTTGGGGTGGAGGGGCTCTTCAGCCCGGAGAACATGGAGCTCGCCCACATGCTCATCCAGGCCATCCGGGCCAAGGAGCTCTACCACAAAGATCGCGACTACATCCTCCAGGATGGCCAGGTCATTATCGTGGACGAGTTCACGGGCCGCCTCATGCCCGGAAGGCGCTACGGGGAAGGCCTCCACCAGGCCATCGAGGCCAAGGAGGGGGTCAAGATTGAGCGGGAGAACCAGACCCTGGCCACCATCACCTACCAAAACTTCTTCCGCCTCTACGAGAAGCGGGCGGGGATGACCGGCACCGCCAAGACCGAGGAGAAGGAGTTCCAGGAGATCTACGGCATGGACGTGGTGGTGGTGCCCACCAACCGCCCCATGATCCGCACCGACCACCCCGACGTGGTCTACCGAACGGAAAAGGGGAAGTTCTTCGCCGCGGTGGAGGAGATCGCCGAGAAGTACGAGCGGGGCCAACCCGTCCTGGTGGGCACCATCAGCATTGAGAAGTCGGAAAGGCTTTCCCAGATGCTCAAGGAGCCCAGGCTCTACTTCCCCCGGCTGGAGATGCGCATAGAGCTCTTCAAAAAGGCTAGCGCCAAGCAGGGGGGAGAGGCTTGGGAGCGCCTGAGGAAGCTTTTGGAGAGGCCCACGGCCCTCAAGGACGAGGACCTCGCCCCCTTTGAGGACCTCATTCCGCCCAAGGGGAACCTGCGCACGGCCTGGGAGGGCCTAAAGAGGGCGGTGCACACCCTGGAGGTTCTCCGCAAGGGCATTCCCCACCAGGTGTTGAACGCCAAGCACCACGCCAAGGAGGCGGAGATCGTGGCCCAGGCGGGCCGCTCCAAGACCGTCACCATCGCCACCAACATGGCGGGCCGGGGCACGGACATCAAACTGGGGGGCAATCCCGAGTACCTGGCCGCCGCCCTCCTGGAAAAGGAGGGGTTTGACCGGTACGAGTGGAAGGTAGAGCTCTTCATCAAGAAGATGGTCTCCGGCCAGGAGGAGGAGGCCCGGGCCCTGGCCCAGGAGCTCGGGGTGAAGGAGGACCTCCTGGAGAGGATCCGCCAGATCCGCGAGGAGTGCAGGGCCGATGAGGAGCGGGTGCGAAGCCTGGGGGGCCTCTTCATCCTAGGCACCGAGCGCCACGAGTCCCGGCGCATCGACAACCAACTCAGGGGCCGTGCGGGCCGCCAAGGGGACCCTGGGGGGAGCCGCTTTTACGTTTCCTTTGACGACGACCTCATGCGCCTCTTCGCCTCGGATCGGGTCATCGCCATGCTAGACCGCATGGGCTTTGACGATTCGGAGCCCATCGAGCACCGCATGGTGACCCGTTCCATCGAACGGGCGCAGAAGCGGGTGGAAGACCGCAACTTCGGCATCCGCAAGCAGCTTCTCCAGTTTGACGATGTGATGGCCCGTCAGCGGGAGGTCATCTACGCCCAGCGCCGCCTCATCCTCCTGGGCAAGGGCGAGGAGGTGCGGGAGGCCGCCCTTGGCATGGTGGAGGAGACGGCGGCCTCGCTGGCGGAGAACTTCTTGAACCCTGAGGTCCATCCCGAGGACTGGGACCTCGAGGCCCTGAGGACCGCCCTTCTGGACGTGGCCCCCCAGCTGGCCGACTTCCCTTGGGAGGAGCTGCGGGGGCTCAAACCCGAGGAAGGGGTGGAGCGCCTGGTGGGGGCCGCCCTCAAGGCCTATGAGGCTCGGGAAGGGGAGCTCACCCCCCCGCTCATGCGGGCGGTGGAGCGCTTCGTGATCCTGAACGTGGTGGACTCCGCCTGGAAGGAGCACCTCCACAACCTGGACGTGCTGAGGCAAGGGATCTTCCTCCGGGGCTATGGCCAGAGGGACCCCTTCCAGGAGTACAAGATCGAGGCCACCCGCCTCTTCAACGACATGGTGGGTTTCATCAAGGCCGAGGTGACCAAGTTCCTCTTCCGCCTCAAGGTGGAGGCCGAGCCCGTCCGTCCCGTGCGGGAGGCCCCGTACGTGCCCGTCCCCGAACCCAAGGGGGAGACGGGCACCTTCGGGATGGCCCGCAAGCGCCCTGCTACTCCCCCGCCCCAACCGGGGCTTTCCCGAGCGGAGCGCCGCCGCCTCATGCGGGAGGAGAGGCGGCGCAAGAAGGGGTAGGGCGCCACCCCCTTCCTCAGGGGCCCCATCCAGGCAAGGCCAGGGCGAGGTGCTTTCAGGCCTCCACCTGGAGGCTTTCGGGGTCCAGGTTGGTGTAGACGTTCTGCACGTCGTCTAGGTCCTCGAGGGCCTCCAAGAGCCGCATCACCTTGGCCGCCTCCTCAGGGGGGAGGACCACCGGGGTCTGGGGGCGCTGGGTGACCTCGGCGTCCTCCACCCGGATGCCCCGCTCCCTCAGCGCCTCGGCGATGCGGAAGACCTCTGCGGGCTCGGTGTAGACCGTGAGGCTTTCCCCCTCTTCCTCCAGGTCCAGGGCCCCCAGCTCGATGGCGGCTTCCTGGGCCGCCTCGCTGTTCTCGCACACGATCACCCCTTTGCGCTCGAACTGCCAGGACACGCTTCCCGAGGTGCCCAAGGTGCCCCCATGCTTGCCGAAG
The genomic region above belongs to Thermus sediminis and contains:
- the secA gene encoding preprotein translocase subunit SecA encodes the protein MLGLIRKLFDNNEREIARYHKQVVEPVNHLEAEVEKIGDLAAAYRELKEKHERGASLEELLPMAFALTRESAKRYLGMRHFDVQLIGGAVLHEGKIAEMKTGEGKTLVATLAVALNALRGKGVHVVTVNDYLARRDAEWMGPVYRGLGLSVGVIQHSSTPEERRKAYLADVTYVTNSELGFDYLRDNMAISPDQLVLRHDTPLHYAIIDEVDSILIDEARTPLIISGPAEKATDLYYKMAEIAKKLERGLPAEPGVRKEPTGDYTIEEKNRSVHLTLQGIAKAERLLGVEGLFSPENMELAHMLIQAIRAKELYHKDRDYILQDGQVIIVDEFTGRLMPGRRYGEGLHQAIEAKEGVKIERENQTLATITYQNFFRLYEKRAGMTGTAKTEEKEFQEIYGMDVVVVPTNRPMIRTDHPDVVYRTEKGKFFAAVEEIAEKYERGQPVLVGTISIEKSERLSQMLKEPRLYFPRLEMRIELFKKASAKQGGEAWERLRKLLERPTALKDEDLAPFEDLIPPKGNLRTAWEGLKRAVHTLEVLRKGIPHQVLNAKHHAKEAEIVAQAGRSKTVTIATNMAGRGTDIKLGGNPEYLAAALLEKEGFDRYEWKVELFIKKMVSGQEEEARALAQELGVKEDLLERIRQIREECRADEERVRSLGGLFILGTERHESRRIDNQLRGRAGRQGDPGGSRFYVSFDDDLMRLFASDRVIAMLDRMGFDDSEPIEHRMVTRSIERAQKRVEDRNFGIRKQLLQFDDVMARQREVIYAQRRLILLGKGEEVREAALGMVEETAASLAENFLNPEVHPEDWDLEALRTALLDVAPQLADFPWEELRGLKPEEGVERLVGAALKAYEAREGELTPPLMRAVERFVILNVVDSAWKEHLHNLDVLRQGIFLRGYGQRDPFQEYKIEATRLFNDMVGFIKAEVTKFLFRLKVEAEPVRPVREAPYVPVPEPKGETGTFGMARKRPATPPPQPGLSRAERRRLMREERRRKKG
- a CDS encoding YebC/PmpR family DNA-binding transcriptional regulator, whose product is MAGHSKWAQIKRKKAANDLRRGKIISKHLRAIQAAARAGGSPYPEANVQLRNAIEAARADDVPMENIERLLAKLQGGGEGAEQYEEIVYEGYVPGGVAVLVYALTDNRNRTAGEVRHVFGKHGGTLGTSGSVSWQFERKGVIVCENSEAAQEAAIELGALDLEEEGESLTVYTEPAEVFRIAEALRERGIRVEDAEVTQRPQTPVVLPPEEAAKVMRLLEALEDLDDVQNVYTNLDPESLQVEA
- the tsaD gene encoding tRNA (adenosine(37)-N6)-threonylcarbamoyltransferase complex transferase subunit TsaD, which produces MWVLGIDTSCDDTGVGLVREGQVVVNLVLSQALHQGFGGVVPELASREHLKALPRLTQEALAQAGVAPKDLALIAATRGPGLIGALLVGYTFAKGLAWALERPFYAIHHLEGHIAAAWPEGLEPPFLVLVASGGHTHLYEVLGLGQYRLLGATRDDAAGEAFDKVARLLGLGFPGGPELERLAGEAEEGVPFPVPLRDQEGYDFSFSGLKTRALHLVEKGLPKAALAKGFQEAAIAHLAEVVLRAAKAAGHGALLVAGGVAANRALQERFKEAGLKVHFPPKGLSQDNGAMIALAAWRRHRAGLPPSPLALGATPYWPLEAT
- a CDS encoding vWA domain-containing protein; amino-acid sequence: MLWLLLPVLLLVYLLYRRRAPKPRPWAGVWLWKRGRARRFRPRLDPRLLLLLLGAGLVVVALEDPPLGSSPMVFVVDASASMAVREGGRTRLDLAKERLLPLLERAPEAVLVRAGERPEAFGPAPGVALRGQLLALEAGDRRADLEEAMALGRRLLKAPVVVATDRPPPPGAEGYLGVGSPRENLGIVAVAPGFLALGNSANRPLVARVEVGGRVHEVLVPPRGFAPLADLPTSFAARLLGEDALPLDDEAAFGLRRLPVDYPRLPALERLFLLLGAVPGGEVRVLIGVPEGLPDGPTLYLAPSGGSPTPVLLTTPHPLLEGVALLGESLPPPPEPLGPWRPLAEGEGGVGLIYMAEGGLYLPPLPAVQDRPFFPLLVYNFLRPHREVREGLLSPEETLLPVPGESFLPQAPGGLGGYLALLAGMVLLLEALLFLRRREG